In the genome of Tsukamurella paurometabola DSM 20162, the window TGGTGAGCGAGCCGACGGTCGAGGACACCATCGAGATCCTGCGCGGCCTCATCGATGTCTACGAGGAGCACCACCAGGTGCACTACGACGACGACGCTCTCATCGCCGCCGCCGAGCTCTCGGACCGCTACATCACCGATCGGTTCATGCCCGATAAGGCGATCGACCTCGTCGACCAGGCAGGAGCCCGGGTCCGGCTGCGCACCAAGACCTCCGATCAGGGCACGCGCACCGTCGAGGATGAACTGGCGCGACTGAACCGGGAGAAGGACAGCGCGGTCGCCGCCGAGGACTACAAGACGGCCGACGAACTCAAGCTCAAGATCTCCGAAGCCGAGGAGCGGCTCAAGAACATCGCCGCGGCCGACGGCGAGCCCAACGATCCCGAGGTGACGGTGACCGACATCGCCGAGGTGGTCTCGCGACGCACGGGTATCCCGGTCGCCGACCTAACGTCGGAGGAGAAGGAGAAACTGCTGCGCCTGGAGGACGACCTGCACGCGCGGGTGGTCGGGCAGGACGAGGCCGTGATCGCCGTCTCGGAAGCGGTCCGGCGGGCCCGCGCCGGCCTCAAGGACCCGAGCCGCCCGATCGGCTCGTTCCTGTTCCTCGGCCCCACCGGCGTCGGTAAGACCGAGCTCGCGAAGGCCTTGGCGGCCACGGTCTTCGGCGACGAAGACCGCCTGATCCGCTTCGATATGAGCGAGTTCCAGGAGAAGCACACCGTCTCCCGGCTCGTCGGTGCGCCTCCCGGCTACGTGGGCTACGAGGAGGCCGGACAGCTCACCGACAAGGTGCGCCGCCAGCCCTACTCGGTGATCCTGTTCGACGAGATCGAAAAGGCGCACCCCGATGTCTTCAACATCCTGCTGCAGCTGCTCGACGACGGCCGGGTGACCGACGCGCAGGGTCGTACCGTCGACTTCAAGAACACCATCGTGATCCTCACCAGCAACATCGGCGCCGATTTGATCCTGGAAGCGCCCGAGGATGATTGGGAGTCGGTGGTCCCGAAGGTCAAGGAGCGGCTCAATGCCCACTTCCGGCCCGAGTTCCTCAATCGCATCGACGACACGGTCATCTTCCACCGCCTGGACAAGGAACAGATCCGCAACATCGTCGAGCTGATCCTGGAGAGTACGCGCGGCCTGCTGCGCGGCCAGGACGTTCAGCTCGACGTCACCGAGAAGGCCGAGGACTGGCTCGCCGAGGAGGGCTTCCAGCCCCAGTTCGGCGCTCGGCCATTGCGCCGTACGGTGCAGAAGGAACTGGATAACCGCCTCTCGTCGATGCTGCTCAAGGGTGAGATCGTGCCCGGCGACACGGTTCGCGTGGACGCCGACGACAACGGTCTGGTGATCACCGTCGTGGACGTGAGCAAGGACGGCACCGTGACCGAGAGCAGCGTGCCCACCGCCGACGCCGAGCCGGCTCCCACTGACGACGAGGAGAAGAAGGCATGAGCGACAAGAACGCCCGCGAACAGGCGATCGAGCAGGAGGAGAAGCGCAAGCAGCAGGAGCGCGATCGGTTGGAGCGCGAAGAGGACAAGCGCCTCGAATAAGCTGCATCGGTGACGCAGTGGTTCGCGCAGTGGTGGCAGGCCGAGGTGATCGGCGCCCAGAAGGGGCCACTGCTGCTCAGTTTCGTCGCCTTCGTGATCACGTTCGCCGCCACCCGCACCGTGACCAGAATGATCCGGGCCGGACGCGGGCCGTTCCACAACCTCAGCAGCGGCGGTGTGCACCTGCATCATTCGACGCCGGGCCTGCTGCTCTTGGTGGCCGGAGCGTTCTCCGCGGTCGGTGCGGTGGGGCGGGCGCCGTGGTCGTATCTCGCGGCGGCGCTGGTGGGCATCGGCGCGTCACTGGTGCTCGACGAGTTCGCGATGCTCTTCCACCTCAAGGACGTGTACTGGTCCCAGGAGGGGCAGTTGTCGGTGAACGTGGTGACGCTTGCCGCGGCGTGCGTGGGTCTCGCGGCCGTCGGGGTGTCACCGGTGAACGTGACCGGCCTCGGCGGCACCGAGAGCTGGGTGCGCGGCGGGCTGCTCGCTGCGCTCGCGGTGCACTTCGTGCTCGTGGCCGTCACCGCGTTGAAGGGCAAGTACCCCACCGCGCTGCTCGCCCTGGTCGCGGGCCCGATCGCGTGGTTCTCAGCGGTCCGGCTCGCCCGCCCCACGTCGCCGTGGGCTCGGTGGTTCTACTCCCCCACCACGACGGAACGGGCGGCGCGACGCGCGGCCGCGTTCGACCGGCGATGGGATCCGGTGCGGCAACGCTGGGACGACCTCGTGGGTGGGCGGCCCTCCACCTAGGCCTGCGCTGAGACGAGCGTGGTGCGCATCAGGTCGATGACCTGATCGAGCGCCTCCCGGGTGGGCTGGCCGGGCTCATCGATCAGGTGCTCGGTGAGCACTGAGTGCGGCGGCGTCGGCGCTTCCGGATTGGCGTCGGCATCGTCGATCTCGACCGCGATGAACGCATCGCCCAGCTGCTCGCGGAGGAAGTCGAAGCGCTCACCGGGCACCATCTTGTCACCGGTGAATCGCATGCCCAGCACCTTGAGGCCCTGCTTGGCGCAGCGCACCTTCACGGTCTCCAGATCCTCCGGCGAGATGTCGATGTTGTGCCGGCGGCTCGGCGTGATGCCCAGCGGCAGCGAGGGCTGACTCAGGACCGGCGCCAGCAGCACATCGTCGACCGCCATGCCGAGCGCGAAACCACCGGTGAAACACATTCCCACGGCGCCGACGCCCTTGCCGCCGCAGCGCCCGTGCTCCTGCTTCGCCAGCGCCCGCAACCAGGTGATCACCGGCGAGGATTTGCCGGTGGCGAGAATGGTGAACTCGCGGCTCACGCAGATCGGGGCGGTCGATGCGATCGCGGTCGCCGTGCCCTTGAGGCCCGTGACCTTCGGATTCGCGTCCAATCCGGGAATACCGAACAGGTGCGGCAGAACGGCCGTGAATCCGGCGTCCACCAGCCGGCGGGCGAACTCCAGCACCTTCGGGGTGATGCCGGGGATCTCCGCCATGACGATCACCGCGGGGCCGGTGCCCTTGCGGTACACGTCGTGCGTGGTCCCGTTCGCTGCGAACTGCTCGACGGCGAAGTCGGCGATATTTTCTGCTGCTTGCGCTTTCACGTCCACGGCACCATAGTGCCGCACGGTCAGAGCAGGCGCTGCGCGATCGCCTCGAGGGCAGGCCACGGATCAGCGCCGAGTGCCTGCACCACCACGTGATCGGCGCCCGCGTCCAGGTGCGCCCGCACTCCCGCCGCGATCGCGTCACCGTCGCCGTGGACGGCCAGCACGTCGATCAGCCGGTCGCTCCCCGGGGATTGCACATCGGCGTCCGAGTAGCCGAGGCGCTGGAGATTGGCCACATAGTTCCGCAGGCCGAGGTAGAACGTCACCGTCTTGCGTCCGGTCTCCCGGCCACGCGCATCGTCCTCGTCGAGCACCACCTTCTGCTCGGGCGCGAGGAGTGGGCCGTCGCCGAGGATCCGCCGCGCCTGCCGGGTGTGTTCCGCGGTCGTGAGGTACGGATGCGCGCCCGCGGTGCGATCGGCGGCCAGCGTGAGGACCTTCGGCCCCAGTGCCGCCAGGACGATCCGATCCGACGGGACACCCTCGCCGGCGAGACCGTCCAGAAAGTCCACGAGTGCGCGGTACGGCGAGCGGTACTCGGCGGTGGCCTCGCGGTGGCCCGCACCGATCCCCAACAGGAACCTGCCGGGGTGCGCCCGTTCGATGCGGTGGAACGCCTGCGCCGCCGAGGCCGGTGTGTCCTGCCAGATGTTGAGAATGCCGGTGGCGACGGTGAGGTTCTCGGTGGCGTCCAGCGCCTGCTCCGCGACCGCCAGATCGCCGCCGGGAGAACCGCCTAGCCAGACCGCTCCGTAGCCGAGGGCCTCCGCGCGCCGCGCGAAGTCACCGTCGGCCTGGGTCGCCGCGCGCCAGATTCCGAGCTTGCCGAGATTCGTCATGCCCCGTGCAACACCGCGGGACCGCGGAGCCTTCCCTCACGACCGGCGTGCGCGCAATCCTTCACACCGCGGCGCGTGGCAGTTCCGGCCGTACCGGTGCGTACACCGCCCCGGCCAGCGCCCGCGCCGCCGCCTTGGCGATGTCGAGGAAGTCGAAATAGTCGCGCCACGCGACGATCCGGCCATCGCGCACGTCGAACCGGGCGCAAACCCAGAACTGGAGCCGCAGCGGACCGTAGACCAGGGAGGTCACCCGTTCGGTGAGCGCGATCGCGTCATCGGCCGTGGCGGAGATCAACACCGAGTGCAGCTGGACTCGGGAGTGCTCGTGGCGGCGGAAGTTGCGGGAGACGGCCCGGCGGCCGCGCAGTGTGCGCCACGAGGTGCGGGTGTACACCACGTCCTTCGCCAGGAGCTGTTCGGCGATCTCGAAATCGCCGCTGCCCAGCGCCTCGACGAAGCGCTCGGCGACGTCGTGCGGCGACCACAGCGGGGAGTTGTTCACGGCACCATGTTCCGGGCGCGGCGTAGCAGCAGGGCGAACTGGACATGACGCGTTGGCGAAAACATTCCCCGTCGCCGCGCTCGCCTGACCGGTTCGATTTCGCTCTCGACCGGGGCGTTCGGTAGACTGACCGGCGACCTTCTCGGCGAGGGCGGCTCCGGCCGCCGTGATCGACGCGAACGGCACACCTTCTCCGCGGACCGCTCCGTGTGCGTCGGGTGCAGACCGCCTCGGATCGCCGAGGCCGCACCACCCCCATTGGAGCATCATGTCTGACACCAACAAGCTCACCGCGTCCGTGCGCACCGAGTTCGGTAAGGGCGCCGCCCGCCGCACCCGTCGCGATGGCCTCGTCCCCGTGGTCCTCTACGGCCACGGCACCGAGCCCCAGCACCTCACCGTGGTGGCCCGCGACTTCGCCACCATCCTGCGTAAGGACGGCACCAACGCCGTGCTGAGCCTGGACATCGACGGCAAGGAGCAGCTCGCGCTGACCAAGCAGGTCGTGGTGCACCCGCTGCGCAACTACATCGAGCACACCGACCTCCTGGTCATCAAGAAGGGCGAGAAGGTCACCGTTTCGGTGCCCGTCATCGTCGAGGGCGACCCGGCCGGCGGCACTCAGGTGGCGCAGGACCTCAACGAGGTCGAGATCGAGGCCGACGCGCTGAGCATCCCCGAGAACATCGTGGTCAACGTGCACAACCTTGAGGTCGGCACCCAGATCGCCGCGGGCCAG includes:
- a CDS encoding ATP-dependent Clp protease ATP-binding subunit: MSDLDGVFDDIFQRFFGNSVGRPSVQRVDLNRLLNDQAKNLLAEAQVAAADWGNSEITPEHLLYAAAVNEPTREIIVRVGLDPDRVASTMETAAKASANPEGADGAPSLSPASRRALRVAQQQAAHSGQSYVGPEHILLGIADNPDTVAAQTLAGGGISSGQSVPGKGGKAGKPGQQAQAAQGPSSTPTLDEYGRDLTAEARAGKVDPVVGRAEEIEQTIEILSRRRKNNPVLIGDPGVGKTAIVEGLAQRIVNDDVPKTLAGRRVIALDLSSMVAGSKYRGEFEERLTKVLDEVREHSDELVVFIDELHTIIGAGGGGEGSMDAGNMLKPALARGELHTIGATTIDEYRKYIEKDAALERRFQPVMVSEPTVEDTIEILRGLIDVYEEHHQVHYDDDALIAAAELSDRYITDRFMPDKAIDLVDQAGARVRLRTKTSDQGTRTVEDELARLNREKDSAVAAEDYKTADELKLKISEAEERLKNIAAADGEPNDPEVTVTDIAEVVSRRTGIPVADLTSEEKEKLLRLEDDLHARVVGQDEAVIAVSEAVRRARAGLKDPSRPIGSFLFLGPTGVGKTELAKALAATVFGDEDRLIRFDMSEFQEKHTVSRLVGAPPGYVGYEEAGQLTDKVRRQPYSVILFDEIEKAHPDVFNILLQLLDDGRVTDAQGRTVDFKNTIVILTSNIGADLILEAPEDDWESVVPKVKERLNAHFRPEFLNRIDDTVIFHRLDKEQIRNIVELILESTRGLLRGQDVQLDVTEKAEDWLAEEGFQPQFGARPLRRTVQKELDNRLSSMLLKGEIVPGDTVRVDADDNGLVITVVDVSKDGTVTESSVPTADAEPAPTDDEEKKA
- a CDS encoding dienelactone hydrolase family protein, encoding MKAQAAENIADFAVEQFAANGTTHDVYRKGTGPAVIVMAEIPGITPKVLEFARRLVDAGFTAVLPHLFGIPGLDANPKVTGLKGTATAIASTAPICVSREFTILATGKSSPVITWLRALAKQEHGRCGGKGVGAVGMCFTGGFALGMAVDDVLLAPVLSQPSLPLGITPSRRHNIDISPEDLETVKVRCAKQGLKVLGMRFTGDKMVPGERFDFLREQLGDAFIAVEIDDADANPEAPTPPHSVLTEHLIDEPGQPTREALDQVIDLMRTTLVSAQA
- a CDS encoding LLM class F420-dependent oxidoreductase → MTNLGKLGIWRAATQADGDFARRAEALGYGAVWLGGSPGGDLAVAEQALDATENLTVATGILNIWQDTPASAAQAFHRIERAHPGRFLLGIGAGHREATAEYRSPYRALVDFLDGLAGEGVPSDRIVLAALGPKVLTLAADRTAGAHPYLTTAEHTRQARRILGDGPLLAPEQKVVLDEDDARGRETGRKTVTFYLGLRNYVANLQRLGYSDADVQSPGSDRLIDVLAVHGDGDAIAAGVRAHLDAGADHVVVQALGADPWPALEAIAQRLL
- a CDS encoding limonene-1,2-epoxide hydrolase family protein; protein product: MNNSPLWSPHDVAERFVEALGSGDFEIAEQLLAKDVVYTRTSWRTLRGRRAVSRNFRRHEHSRVQLHSVLISATADDAIALTERVTSLVYGPLRLQFWVCARFDVRDGRIVAWRDYFDFLDIAKAAARALAGAVYAPVRPELPRAAV
- a CDS encoding 50S ribosomal protein L25/general stress protein Ctc, which translates into the protein MSDTNKLTASVRTEFGKGAARRTRRDGLVPVVLYGHGTEPQHLTVVARDFATILRKDGTNAVLSLDIDGKEQLALTKQVVVHPLRNYIEHTDLLVIKKGEKVTVSVPVIVEGDPAGGTQVAQDLNEVEIEADALSIPENIVVNVHNLEVGTQIAAGQLEVPAGVTVLTDPEALIVNITEIAAAETEGDDATEGDEPAAEAAE